The Manihot esculenta cultivar AM560-2 chromosome 11, M.esculenta_v8, whole genome shotgun sequence genome includes a region encoding these proteins:
- the LOC110626572 gene encoding exportin-7 isoform X5, with amino-acid sequence MMESLAQLEELCERLYNSQDSAERAHAENTLKCFSMSTDYISQCQYILDNALTPYALMLASSSLLKQVTEHSLSLQLRLDIRNYLVSYLANRGPKLQPFVIASLIQLLSRVTKFGWFDDDRFREVVKESTNFLSQQATSDHYAIGLKILNQLVSEMNQPNTGLPSTNHRRVACSFRDQSLYQIFQISLTSLRQLKNDGAIRLQELALSLSLKCLSFDFVGTSIDESSEEFGTVQIPSSWRPVIEDPSTLQIFFDYYAITTTPLSKEALDCLVRLASVRRSLFTNDADRSKFLARLMTGTKEILQTGQGLAHHDNYHEYCRLLGRFRVNYQLSELVNVEGYGDWIQLVAEFTIKSLQSWQWASSSVYFLLGLWSRLVTSLPYLKGDAPSLLDEFVPKITEGFITSRFNSVQAGSADDLSDNPLDSVELLQDQLDCFPYLCRFQYESSGLHIINIMEPVLQSYAERARVQTTDSNDLSVIEAKLAWVVHIIAAILKIKQSTSCSTESQEVLDAELSARVLQLINVTDSGLHSQRYGERSKQRLDRAIITFFQHFRKSYVGDQVAHSSKQLYARLSELLGLHDHLLLLSVIVGKIATNLKCYTESEEVIDHTLSLFLELASGYMTGKLLLKLDAIKFIVVNHTREHFPFLEEYRCSRSRTTFYYTIGWLIFMEDSPVKFKSSMEPLSQVFISLGSTPDSMFRTDAVKYALIGLMRDLRGIAMATNSRRTYGLLFDWLYPAHLPVLLKGISHWADTPEVTTPLLKFMAEFVLNKAQRLTFDSSSPNGILLFREVSKLIVAYGARILALPNVADIYAYKYKGIWICLTILSRALAGNYVNFGVFELYGDRALADALDIALKMTLSIPLADVLAFRKLTRAYFAFLEVLFSSHFVFILNLDTNTFMHIVGSLESGLKGLDTNISSQCASAVDNLAAFYFNNITMGEAPTSPAAINLARHIVDCPSLFPEILKTLFEIVLFEDCGNQWSLSRPMLSLILISEQIFSDLKAQILAAQPVDQPQRLSLCFDKLMADVTRSLDAKNRDRFTQNLTVFRHEFRVK; translated from the exons ATGATGGAGAGCTTAGCGCAACTGGAAGAATTGTGTGAGAGGCTGTATAACTCGCAGGATTCAGCTGAGAGAGCTCACGCGGAGAACACTCTGAAATGCTTCTCGATGAGCACTGATTACATCTCTCAATGCCAGTACATTCTTGATAATGCATTGACTCCTTATGCATTGATGCTCGCTAGTTCTAGTCTGCTCAAGCAAGTTACCGAGCATAGCCTCTCGCTACAGCTCCGTCTAGATATTCGTAATTACCTTGTTAGCTATCTGGCCAACAGAGGGCCTAAGTTGCAGCCCTTTGTTATCGCATCTCTAATCCAGCTGTTGTCTCGAGTTACCAAGTTTGGGTGGTTTGATGATGATAGATTTAGAGAAGTGGTTAAGGAGTCTACAAACTTCTTGAGTCAG CAGGCAACGTCAGATCACTATGCCATCGGTTTGAAGATACTGAATCAACTTGTTTCTGAGATGAATCAG CCCAATACAGGGCTGCCTTCAACAAATCATCGAAGGGTAGCCTGCTCCTTTAGGGATCAGTCACTTTATCAAATATTCCAAATATCTTTAACATCACTGCGACAATTGAAAAATGATG GTGCAATTCGATTGCAAGAGTTGGCACTTTCGCTTTCTCTCAAATGTTTATCATTTGATTTTGTTGGGACATCGATTGATGAAAGTTCGGAGGAGTTTGGTACTGTTCAG ATTCCATCATCTTGGAGACCAGTTATAGAGGATCCATCGACGTTGCAGATATTTTTTGAttactatgctattacaacaacCCCGCTTTCGAAGGAG gcACTGGACTGCTTGGTCAGGCTAGCATCTGTACGTCGCTCTTTGTTCACAAATGATGCTGATCGTTCTAAATTTTTGGCGCGTTTGATGACAGGAACCAAAGAAATCCTGCAAACAGGACAAG GTCTTGCTCATCATGATAATTACCACGAGTATTGTCGTCTCCTTGGACGTTTCAGGGTGAACTATCAG TTGTCAGAGCTTGTGAATGTAGAAGGCTATGGTGATTGGATACAATTGGTGGCAGAGTTCACTATAAAGTCTTTGCAGTCTTGGCAG TGGGCCAGCAGCAGTGTATACTTCCTCTTAGGGCTTTGGTCTAGACTAGTGACATCATTACCTTATTTAAAAGGTGATGCACCGAGTTTGCTTGATGAATTTGTGCCTAAAATTACTGAAGGCTTTATCACATCAAGGTTTAACTCTGTTCAG GCTGGATCCGCAGATGATCTCTCTGACAATCCTTTAGACAGTGTTGAACTTCTTCAAGATCAGCTGGATTGCTTTCCTTATCTCTGTAGATTCCAG TATGAAAGCAGTGGTTTACATATAATAAACATAATGGAGCCTGTTCTGCAATCATACGCG GAAAGAGCAAGAGTACAGACCACTGACAGCAATGACCTTTCTGTTATTGAGGCCAAGCTTGCTTGGGTTGTTCATATTATTGCTGCTATTCTAAAAATCAAACAGTCAACTAGCTGTAG TACAGAGTCACAAGAAGTGCTTGATGCAGAACTTTCAGCTCGCGTTTTGCAATTGATAAATGTTACAGACAGTGGGCTACATAGTCAG AGATATGGTGAACGGAGTAAGCAAAGACTTGATCGAGCGATTATCACCTTCTTTCAGCATTTCCGGAAGTCTTATGTAGGTGATCAGGTTGCGCACTCATCCAAG CAGTTATATGCTCGATTGTCTGAGCTTCTTGGACTACATGATCATCTGCTATTACTGAGTGTGATTGTTGGAAAGATAGCTACTAATCTGAAGTGTTACACTGAG AGTGAGGAAGTCATTGATCACACATTAAGTTTGTTTTTGGAGTTGGCATCTGG CTATATGACTGGAAAGTTGcttttgaagttggatgctatTAAATTTATAGTCGTTAACCATACT AGGGAGCACTTTCCCTTTTTAGAAGAATATAGATGCTCTCGTAGCAGAACAACGTTTTATTACACTATTGGCTGGTTAATATTTATGGAGGACAGCCCTGTGAAATTCAAGTCTTCAATGGAACCACTTTCACAg GTTTTTATCAGTTTGGGATCCACACCTGATTCAATGTTTCGAACTGATGCTGTGAAGTATGCTCTAATTGGGTTGATGAGGGATCTTAGAGGAATAGCAATGGCTACAAATAG TCGCAGAACTTATGGGCTTTTATTTGATTGGCTGTATCCTGCTCATTTGCCAGTTCTCTTGAAAGGCATCTCTCATTGGGCAGATACACCAGAG GTTACTACCCCATTGTTAAAATTCATGGCTGAGTTTGTGTTAAACAAAGCTCAACGtttaacttttgattcttcttctCCTAATGGCATTCTTCTTTTCCGGGAGGTCAGCAAACTTATTGTAGCCTATGGTGCCAGGATCTTAGCTCTTCCAAATGTCGCCGATATATATGCCTACAAATACAAGGGAATATGGATTTGTTTAACTATTCTCTCTAGAG CTCTTGCTGGGAACTATGTCAACTTTGGCGTATTTGAACTGTATGGCGATAGGGCTCTTGCTGATGCACTTGATATTGCTCTAAAGATGACATTGTCAATTCCTTTGGCTGATGTATTGGCGTTCCGAAAG TTGACAAGGGCATACTTTGCATTCTTGGAGGTTCTGTTCAGCAGCCATTTTGTTTTTATATTGAATCTGGACACAAACACCTTCATGCATATAGTTGGTTCTCTAGAATCTGGTCTTAAAGGCCTGGATACAAATATCTCATCACAG TGTGCATCTGCTGTTGATAATTTGGCTGCTTTCTATTTCAATAATATCACCATGGGGGAGGCACCAACTTCACCTGCTGCAATTAATCTTGCTCGACATATTGTGGACTGCCCCAGTTTATTTCCAGAA atACTGAAGACCCTGTTTGAGATTGTGTTGTTTGAGGATTGTGGCAACCAGTGGAGTCTCAGTAGACCTATGTTGAGCTTAATTCTTATTAGTGAGCAG ATATTCTCTGATTTGAAAGCTCAAATTTTAGCTGCACAG CCAGTGGATCAACCTCAGCGGCTTTCACTTTGTTTCGACAAACTGATGGCTGATGTCACTCGAAGCTTGGATGCAAAGAACAGGGACAGGTTTACTCAGAATCTGACTGTTTTCAGGCATGAATTCCGTGTGAAATAG